One genomic segment of Candidatus Poribacteria bacterium includes these proteins:
- the hflC gene encoding protease modulator HflC: MKSKIVLIPLIVVVVLVVLIASGVFYTVYEGEQVVITEFGRPVGQPIVTAGLKIKTPFIQQVHRFEKRVLEWDGSPNQIPTKDKRFIWLDTTARWRIKDALKFYQALGTEVFAQSRLDDIIDSAARDLVTAQLLIEVVRDSNRVLSLDLEVLEGEEGQTGEPLEEIQIGRDRITRMILEKVQETVPQFGIELVDVQIKRINYVDEVRKKVFDQMISERQRISEKYKSEGEGEAADIMGQKQKELERIQSEAYKEAEQIKGDADAQAIQIYAEAHGQDPEFFAFIQTLETYRQTTNESTKLILTTDSDLYRYLKSSESIRR, translated from the coding sequence ATGAAATCGAAAATAGTGCTTATACCCTTAATTGTCGTTGTCGTGCTGGTAGTGCTGATTGCGTCGGGTGTGTTCTATACTGTTTATGAAGGTGAACAGGTCGTCATTACCGAGTTCGGTCGTCCGGTTGGGCAACCGATCGTCACAGCTGGGTTAAAAATAAAAACCCCGTTTATTCAACAGGTCCACCGCTTTGAAAAGCGCGTCCTTGAGTGGGACGGCTCTCCTAACCAGATTCCGACAAAGGACAAGCGATTCATCTGGTTGGATACCACGGCGCGCTGGCGTATTAAAGACGCGCTCAAATTCTATCAGGCACTCGGAACCGAAGTATTTGCGCAGTCCCGTTTGGATGACATTATTGATTCCGCAGCGCGAGATTTAGTAACAGCGCAACTCTTGATTGAGGTCGTGCGGGATTCAAATCGTGTCTTAAGTCTGGATCTGGAGGTCCTTGAAGGAGAAGAAGGACAAACGGGTGAACCTTTGGAAGAGATTCAGATTGGTAGGGACCGGATTACGCGCATGATCCTTGAGAAGGTGCAGGAAACCGTTCCACAGTTCGGTATTGAACTCGTCGATGTTCAGATAAAACGAATTAACTATGTAGATGAGGTTCGCAAGAAAGTCTTTGACCAAATGATTTCGGAGCGTCAACGCATCTCTGAGAAATACAAATCCGAGGGTGAAGGCGAAGCCGCTGACATCATGGGACAGAAGCAGAAAGAGTTGGAGCGGATCCAATCTGAGGCATATAAAGAAGCCGAGCAGATTAAGGGCGATGCGGATGCGCAAGCCATTCAGATTTATGCCGAAGCACACGGTCAAGACCCAGAATTTTTCGCTTTTATCCAGACATTAGAGACGTATCGTCAGACGACCAACGAGAGCACCAAACTCATCTTGACGACGGATAGCGACCTCTATCGGTATCTCAAAAGCAGTGAATCAATCAGGCGTTGA
- the hflK gene encoding FtsH protease activity modulator HflK has translation MQELHELIERQRYTRLITPKRIVLVILGVIVLGGLATSFYTVEADEIAVVLMFGKSVRQAEPGLHFKLPLGIERAISVPVRKVFKEEFGFRTLRAGVRTQYDSRDYADESLLLTGDLSIADVEWVVQYKIKDPKMFLFSVRNPQRALRDLSESVMSRVVGDRTVTEVLTVGRIEIAAEVEEHLQQLLDLYQTGLDVATVTLQDVNPPEAVKSAFNAVNEAKQEKERLINEAWRDYNQSVPKANGVAAQKISEAQGYALKRVNEAQGDADRFKAIRSEYQKAKEVTRRRLYLEAMREVLPQVKEIYVIDGNANAPIPLLQLKE, from the coding sequence TTAATAGAACGACAGCGTTACACGCGTCTCATCACGCCCAAACGCATTGTGTTGGTGATTCTCGGTGTGATCGTGTTAGGGGGCTTAGCGACGAGTTTCTATACCGTTGAAGCAGACGAAATCGCGGTTGTGCTGATGTTCGGTAAATCCGTCCGACAAGCCGAGCCGGGACTCCATTTCAAGTTACCGCTCGGCATTGAGAGAGCCATTAGCGTCCCTGTCCGAAAGGTTTTCAAAGAGGAATTCGGGTTTCGGACGCTCAGAGCCGGCGTTCGGACGCAGTATGATAGCCGGGATTACGCCGATGAGTCATTGCTCCTGACGGGTGACCTGAGTATAGCGGATGTCGAATGGGTGGTTCAGTATAAAATCAAGGATCCGAAAATGTTCCTGTTCTCTGTCCGGAATCCGCAGCGGGCTTTGCGCGACCTTTCGGAATCTGTGATGAGTCGGGTCGTAGGCGATCGGACTGTCACGGAGGTGTTGACTGTCGGGCGTATTGAAATTGCGGCGGAAGTTGAAGAACATCTTCAGCAACTCCTGGATCTTTACCAAACCGGATTAGATGTGGCGACGGTGACCTTGCAAGATGTGAATCCGCCAGAGGCCGTGAAGTCCGCCTTTAACGCCGTTAACGAGGCGAAACAGGAGAAAGAACGCTTAATCAACGAGGCGTGGCGTGATTACAACCAATCCGTCCCGAAAGCTAACGGTGTGGCAGCGCAAAAAATTTCGGAGGCACAGGGTTACGCACTAAAACGGGTGAACGAGGCACAGGGGGATGCGGATCGGTTCAAGGCGATTCGTTCGGAGTATCAAAAGGCGAAAGAAGTTACCCGTCGCCGACTCTACCTCGAAGCGATGCGGGAAGTGTTACCACAGGTGAAAGAAATTTATGTCATTGACGGTAACGCCAACGCACCGATCCCACTTCTGCAACTCAAAGAATAA